The Petrotoga mobilis SJ95 genomic sequence AAGAAATTCTTAGAAATAAGAAACAAGCTAAAGAAAGACACAAAGATAGCCTTCCTTTGTTTACCTGGCTTAGACAACTTCCTAAAAGACATAGTAGAAACCTTTTCTCTCGGATACAATGTCAAACTCGTAGTATCAACAGACGGCAACGAAATAACACAAGCGATAAAATGGGCAGACATAGTCTGGCTTGAGTGGGCAAATGACTTAGCAGTATTTGCAACTAACAAAGTCCCTGAAATAGCAAATAAAAAAGTTATTTGTAGATTACATGGGTATGAGGCTTTTAATGTGAATGTTCTTAACAAAATAAATTGGAATCTTATTGATAGGATGATTTTTGTTGCTGATCATGTTAGAGAAGATGCTTATGAATCCTGCCCCCAGATAAAAAATGTTCCATATACAATGGTTTATAATGGAATTAATTTAGATAAGTTTGTCTTTAGCAAAAGGACGAAAGGTAAAAGAATATGTTTTAGTGGACACGTTAACTACAAAAAAAATCCTATGCTCATAATCCAAATCTTAAAAAAACTTTTAAAAATAGATGAAGAATACAGAATAGATTGGGCAGGAGATCATCAGGATATAAGAATAAAGAAATATTTAAATTACATATTAAAAGATATGGGAATAGAAGATAAATTTACTTTTCACGATTGGACAAATGATATCAATTCATGGTTGGAAGATAAAAATTATTTTTTATCAACCAGCATTCATGAGGGTTATGGGGTAGGAATAATGGAATCTATGGCAAGAGGGATAAAACCAATAATTCATAATTTTTACGCTGCCCGAGGATTTTATCCAGATGAGCTTATATACAACACAGTCGATGAAGCAGTAGAAAAAATAACAGAAGAAAGTTACGACTCCGAAAGTTACCGTAGGTTTATCGAAGATAATTACACGTTGGAGGAACAGATTAATGCATTAGAAACCGCACTAAATACATTAGAAAAAGTCAACAAGAAAATAAATAAAAAAGTTGCCGAAGATCTGAAGGACTCATTTTTAGATTATATGATTCCTAAATTTATAGAATTTACACCATACACAGACAAATATATTGATTCTTTCGATTTTGAAGGTTCTAAAATTAGAATTGGAAAGGTAGAAAAAATTACAGATGAGATTAGCCTTATTGAATTTATAGTAAAAAATAAAAAGGGTCAACAATTAGCATTGCAAAATATTTGGTATAATCACTCTACTAAGCAAATAACTTTCCCAAATTATATCTCATTAAGTAAAAATAAAAAGATAATTCAAAATTTTGTATATCAGATACTCGAATCCAGGTTAAGTTACATTGGTAATATGTTTAGATTTCCAGGAAGTAAAAAATATTGGGAAGAAAGATACAAAACAGGAGGTAATTCAGGACATGGTTCTTATGGAAAATTAGCAGAATTCAAAGCAGAAGTAATAAATTCTTTTGTAAAGGAGAAAAGAATTAAATCCATTGTAGAACTTGGATGTGGAGATGGGAATCAAGTATCTTTGTTTGACTTTCCAAAGTATACTGGTTTGGATGTTTCAGAGACTGCTGTTAATTTGTGTAGAGAACGTTTTATGAAAGATAAAACAAAAAGTTTTTTCTTATATAATCCAGAAGAGGTAGAAAGCAACAAATCACTTTTTAAGGCTGAGCTGTCGTTGTCATTGGATGTGATTTACCACCTGGTTGAGGATTTGCAGTTTGATTTATACATGAAAAACTTATTCCTATCTGCAGAAAAATTTGTTATCGTCTATTCTTCAAACACAGATAAAAATCCAGAAGGCACGCCCCCTCACATAAAATACAGAAGGTTTACTGATTGGATTGAAAAGAACTCTCCAGAATGGGAATTATTCCGTAAGATTAAAAACAAATATCCTCAGGAGTCTCTCTCTGATTTTTTTATTTTCTGCAGACGCCAAAAAGGTCTAAACAATCATTGATAATGTAACGGTCATTGTCAATATATAAATTATTTATATTTTCTGATTTATATAATATTCACTAATCTCTCCACGACCTTTGAGAGTTCTTAACACTTTTCTTCTGAAAGAAAAAGGCAGGAATGTTCGAAGGCTTAAAGAATCAAGTTTGAGTATAATTGATGCTATGGCTAACCCGTTGAAGAAGTAGAAGGTCTTTCAAAAGTGTTGTACGAAAAGATTATTCAAAGATACCCAGTTATTGAAAGTATAATAAACTTACTAAATGAATTCAAACAGATGTTGAAATCAAAGAACGTTAAAAAAGCTGAAGAATGGA encodes the following:
- a CDS encoding glycosyltransferase, with amino-acid sequence MYEEIFELINKGEINKAQEQIEKISDDDPKKYNLKGLIHFNKKELEKAKEQFEKGLTINPVDTDLLFNYGYLLKEMNQEMEAWRYLMRIHDKDWATYDLLGDIEFKNRSKLASLRFYLKAAELTDNPQMKKKFLEIRNKLKKDTKIAFLCLPGLDNFLKDIVETFSLGYNVKLVVSTDGNEITQAIKWADIVWLEWANDLAVFATNKVPEIANKKVICRLHGYEAFNVNVLNKINWNLIDRMIFVADHVREDAYESCPQIKNVPYTMVYNGINLDKFVFSKRTKGKRICFSGHVNYKKNPMLIIQILKKLLKIDEEYRIDWAGDHQDIRIKKYLNYILKDMGIEDKFTFHDWTNDINSWLEDKNYFLSTSIHEGYGVGIMESMARGIKPIIHNFYAARGFYPDELIYNTVDEAVEKITEESYDSESYRRFIEDNYTLEEQINALETALNTLEKVNKKINKKVAEDLKDSFLDYMIPKFIEFTPYTDKYIDSFDFEGSKIRIGKVEKITDEISLIEFIVKNKKGQQLALQNIWYNHSTKQITFPNYISLSKNKKIIQNFVYQILESRLSYIGNMFRFPGSKKYWEERYKTGGNSGHGSYGKLAEFKAEVINSFVKEKRIKSIVELGCGDGNQVSLFDFPKYTGLDVSETAVNLCRERFMKDKTKSFFLYNPEEVESNKSLFKAELSLSLDVIYHLVEDLQFDLYMKNLFLSAEKFVIVYSSNTDKNPEGTPPHIKYRRFTDWIEKNSPEWELFRKIKNKYPQESLSDFFIFCRRQKGLNNH